Genomic window (Deltaproteobacteria bacterium):
TTTCGAGTTACGCACTGCGCTCAAAAATACATCCACCAAGCATCTGACCATCTTGCCCGTTGCAATTAAGATCTTGGCTCCTCGGATGACAGGACACCACAACCTCAAAGTTGAAACGGCCGTTGGGAAACGCTGTTCGAGGGACTCATCAGGTATAGGCCTCTTCCCAGAGTTTGCCTTCATAAACCACGTTCGCTTTTCCCTCAAGATAAATCTGCGTGAACCCCTTTTCAGTCTTTTCGAAATGGATACACAGGGTTTCTCCGCTTTTCACGATGACGTTGACGGGGGAAATGACCATATTCTTTTCCGCCGCGATCAGGGCCGCAGCCACGGAACCGGTTCCACAGGCCAGTGTTTCATCCTCCACACCACGTTCGTAGGTGCGTACCCGGAGCGTTTTGTCGTCAACTACCTCCACGAAATTGGCATTGGTTCCGGCTGGTTCGTACACCCTGTGGTAA
Coding sequences:
- a CDS encoding diaminopimelate epimerase, translating into YHRVYEPAGTNANFVEVVDDKTLRVRTYERGVEDETLACGTGSVAAALIAAEKNMVISPVNVIVKSGETLCIHFEKTEKGFTQIYLEGKANVVYEGKLWEEAYT